In one window of Candidatus Sulfuricurvum sp. RIFRC-1 DNA:
- a CDS encoding polyprenyl synthetase family protein: protein MEQFEAFLSSHLPTVESFHPHYESSLHQMLIGGGKRFRPALLLGVVGAYNPLLIQSAYSVALAIELLHTYSLIHDDLPAMDNADLRRGLPTLHKTYDEVSAILAGDALNTYAFEVLSNAPLSDRVIVKLVRSLAYNGGVHGMVLGQAIDCHFENQRLELDQVKMLHIHKTGKLIAASLQMGAFIVGRDDLAHSLYDFGIDLGLLFQIQDDILDVTQNDEQAGKTTNNDQAKNSFVTLLGFEKAMEEADVLAEKITQQMMSFDENLQRELSPTLNHYINRHKD, encoded by the coding sequence ATGGAGCAGTTTGAAGCATTTTTAAGTTCACACCTTCCAACTGTTGAGAGCTTTCACCCCCATTACGAGTCATCTTTGCATCAAATGCTTATCGGTGGCGGAAAACGGTTTCGCCCGGCACTTTTATTGGGAGTCGTTGGTGCTTATAACCCGCTTTTAATCCAAAGTGCCTATTCGGTTGCATTAGCGATTGAACTGCTCCATACTTATTCTTTGATTCATGATGATCTTCCCGCTATGGATAATGCCGATTTGCGTCGAGGTCTTCCAACTCTCCACAAAACATACGATGAAGTGAGTGCCATTTTAGCCGGTGATGCACTTAACACCTATGCCTTTGAAGTCCTTTCCAATGCTCCGCTTTCTGATCGAGTGATTGTTAAATTGGTTCGCTCTCTTGCCTATAACGGCGGAGTGCATGGGATGGTTTTGGGTCAAGCGATTGATTGCCATTTTGAAAATCAGCGTTTAGAATTGGATCAAGTGAAAATGCTTCATATTCACAAAACGGGGAAACTCATTGCCGCATCGTTACAAATGGGGGCATTTATTGTTGGACGTGACGATCTTGCGCACTCTTTATATGATTTTGGGATTGATTTAGGGTTGCTTTTTCAGATTCAAGATGACATTTTAGATGTGACACAAAATGATGAACAAGCGGGTAAGACTACCAATAACGATCAGGCAAAAAATAGCTTTGTCACTTTATTAGGATTTGAGAAAGCTATGGAAGAAGCGGATGTTTTGGCCGAAAAAATTACCCAACAAATGATGAGTTTTGATGAGAATTTGCAGCGTGAGTTGTCACCAACACTTAACCACTACATTAACCGACACAAGGACTAA
- the panD gene encoding aspartate 1-decarboxylase produces the protein MLIEMLYSKIHRATVTDANLNYVGSITIDEELLEASKMRVGQKVEILNINNGERFSTYIILGERGQRDICLNGAAARKVHKGDKIIIVAYATYNDNELENYKPTVVLVDDENAITDIIEKI, from the coding sequence ATGTTGATCGAAATGCTCTACAGTAAAATACACCGTGCTACGGTCACCGACGCTAATCTTAATTACGTCGGTTCGATCACGATTGACGAAGAACTTTTGGAAGCTTCCAAAATGCGTGTAGGTCAAAAAGTGGAAATCCTCAACATTAATAACGGTGAGCGGTTTTCGACCTATATTATTCTTGGTGAGCGCGGTCAACGTGATATTTGTCTAAACGGCGCTGCGGCGCGTAAAGTACATAAGGGTGATAAGATTATTATCGTTGCCTATGCCACATACAATGATAATGAACTCGAAAACTACAAACCTACCGTCGTATTAGTCGATGATGAGAATGCAATCACCGACATAATCGAGAAGATATAA
- a CDS encoding (2Fe-2S) ferredoxin domain-containing protein yields MGIPQPAFYIFKCEQSSPPGMPKPSCVNPQTQDLFQHLAQTLMQKGLIATVQPIRTSCMNRCNVGPIMLVEPGHVMYAGLTKEKINEIIDRHIIGGEVVQEYVIPSDLWDTAISPADMMKQMGR; encoded by the coding sequence ATGGGTATCCCACAACCGGCGTTTTATATTTTCAAATGTGAACAAAGTTCCCCTCCGGGCATGCCAAAACCAAGCTGTGTTAATCCGCAGACTCAGGATTTGTTTCAACATTTGGCTCAAACATTGATGCAAAAAGGTCTCATTGCAACCGTACAACCGATCCGTACTTCATGCATGAACCGCTGTAATGTCGGACCGATTATGTTGGTAGAACCGGGACATGTCATGTATGCGGGACTTACAAAAGAAAAAATCAATGAAATTATCGATCGTCATATCATTGGCGGTGAAGTGGTACAAGAGTATGTTATTCCCTCTGATCTATGGGATACGGCAATCAGCCCTGCTGACATGATGAAGCAGATGGGACGCTAA
- a CDS encoding UDP-N-acetylmuramoyl-L-alanyl-D-glutamate--2,6-diaminopimelate ligase, giving the protein MKIEIEGQPYRFISENSSDCNSECAFLLTKQNEKYKEDALSRGAHSIIAPEECWRLFGLDRICVIGITGTNGKTTTASAIYSLLLDLGHKAAMQGTRGFFMNDAPMEGKTLTTPSVLNTYRHMAHAIASGCEYFVMEVSSHAIEQERIAGITFGLKILTNITQDHLDYHASIEEYTRIKNLFFQDETKKLINKDEPKAEFNFKNAFTYGVENPATYKIIAYSLNNGVSGVMKHFEDHVPFVTSLHGFFNLYNITAAMAAVHLVSNESLEKIADAVENFGGVSGRMEVVSESPLVIVDFAHTPDGMEQVLNALKEKEVLVVFGAGGDRDRTKRPLMGRVASTYAKKVYVTSDNPRFEDPDAIIEDILAGIEDRSNIFVDVNRRAAIAQALKERSGDEVVLILGKGDETSQIIYDQHLPFDDRVVARELLKEI; this is encoded by the coding sequence TTGAAAATTGAGATTGAAGGTCAGCCTTATCGATTCATTAGTGAAAATTCAAGCGATTGCAACAGTGAATGTGCTTTTTTACTGACAAAGCAAAATGAGAAGTACAAAGAGGATGCTCTTTCCCGTGGGGCTCACTCAATAATCGCCCCAGAGGAATGCTGGAGACTTTTTGGATTGGATCGCATCTGTGTTATCGGTATTACCGGAACGAACGGGAAAACGACAACCGCGAGTGCTATTTATTCGTTATTGCTTGATTTGGGACACAAAGCAGCCATGCAGGGTACGCGCGGCTTTTTTATGAATGATGCGCCGATGGAGGGGAAAACGCTTACGACCCCGAGCGTACTCAATACCTATCGTCATATGGCACACGCAATAGCTTCAGGGTGTGAGTATTTCGTGATGGAAGTAAGCTCTCATGCGATCGAACAAGAGCGGATCGCCGGGATTACGTTCGGATTGAAGATCTTAACCAACATCACTCAAGATCATCTCGATTATCATGCAAGTATCGAAGAATATACACGGATTAAAAATCTCTTTTTCCAAGATGAGACGAAAAAGCTGATTAACAAAGATGAACCCAAGGCTGAGTTTAATTTCAAAAATGCCTTTACGTATGGAGTCGAAAATCCGGCTACCTATAAAATTATTGCGTATTCTCTGAATAACGGTGTAAGCGGCGTAATGAAACATTTCGAAGATCACGTTCCGTTTGTTACTTCGTTGCACGGCTTTTTTAATCTCTATAATATTACTGCGGCAATGGCAGCGGTTCATTTGGTAAGCAACGAAAGTCTGGAAAAAATTGCCGATGCGGTTGAAAATTTCGGCGGTGTAAGCGGACGTATGGAGGTGGTTAGCGAATCTCCTCTTGTGATTGTTGATTTTGCCCATACTCCTGATGGGATGGAACAGGTACTCAATGCCCTTAAAGAGAAAGAGGTATTGGTCGTTTTCGGTGCAGGCGGTGATCGTGATCGGACAAAGCGACCATTGATGGGACGAGTCGCGAGTACGTATGCTAAAAAAGTGTATGTAACGAGTGATAATCCCCGCTTTGAAGACCCAGATGCCATTATCGAAGATATTTTGGCAGGGATTGAAGATAGATCGAATATTTTTGTTGATGTTAATCGCAGAGCTGCAATTGCTCAAGCACTTAAAGAGCGTAGCGGCGATGAAGTGGTTTTGATTCTAGGAAAAGGGGATGAAACCTCTCAGATCATTTACGATCAACATCTCCCGTTTGATGATCGCGTCGTAGCCCGTGAGTTGTTAAAAGAGATTTAA
- a CDS encoding tetratricopeptide repeat protein, with the protein MKTITLSKTLKQANEHFLAGQYTEALRDYSLALKDHPDSKEAYNGAILSDMAMGGESAGEALFDYYTILRSEDVETADTVISEILQTMDGTLDQLSGLFDETVKQRLAYEDGIMYTEFKELVESENDFNRIFENIMFSTRVIITEKEDFVDFLDNLIDHGYKEMALSYLESALGVYPNDRQLRNLLRRLAKGKSIEN; encoded by the coding sequence ATGAAAACCATTACCTTATCTAAAACCCTCAAGCAAGCAAATGAACATTTTTTGGCGGGTCAGTACACTGAAGCTTTACGTGATTATTCATTAGCACTTAAAGACCACCCTGATTCTAAAGAGGCCTACAACGGTGCGATTTTATCTGACATGGCTATGGGCGGTGAAAGTGCCGGGGAAGCATTGTTTGATTACTATACAATTTTGCGCAGTGAAGATGTCGAAACGGCGGATACGGTAATTTCTGAAATTTTACAGACAATGGACGGAACATTGGATCAGTTGTCCGGATTGTTTGATGAGACCGTAAAACAGCGTTTGGCATATGAAGACGGTATTATGTACACAGAGTTTAAAGAGTTGGTTGAGAGTGAAAATGATTTTAACCGAATTTTTGAAAACATTATGTTCTCAACGCGTGTCATTATTACCGAGAAAGAAGATTTTGTTGATTTTTTGGATAATCTGATCGATCATGGGTACAAAGAGATGGCACTGAGTTATTTGGAAAGTGCTCTTGGTGTCTATCCGAATGATCGACAGCTTCGCAATTTGTTACGTCGTTTAGCCAAGGGGAAAAGCATTGAAAATTGA
- a CDS encoding NifU family protein: MIPFSDEELIQPVRSVIDKIRPSLALDGGDIAFLTVKNGTIYVQLQGACIGCSSSGNTLKYGVERQLRMDIHPELNVINVPQGMEHQIDAL, from the coding sequence ATGATTCCATTTAGCGATGAAGAATTGATACAGCCGGTTCGCAGTGTCATTGATAAAATTCGTCCGAGCCTAGCGTTGGACGGCGGTGATATAGCATTTCTTACAGTTAAGAATGGAACAATATATGTACAATTACAAGGTGCGTGCATTGGATGTTCAAGCAGCGGTAATACACTAAAATACGGTGTTGAACGTCAATTGCGGATGGATATCCATCCAGAATTAAATGTCATTAACGTACCGCAGGGTATGGAACATCAAATCGACGCATTATAA
- the rplQ gene encoding 50S ribosomal protein L17, whose translation MRHRHGYRKLGRTSAHREALLTNLSIALIEHGKIETTLMKAKELRSFAEKLITTARTGDANAHRSVFAVLQNKEATKQLMNEVAPKYTERNGGYTRIVKTRIRRGDATPMAYIELV comes from the coding sequence ATGAGACATCGTCACGGATACCGCAAGCTAGGTCGAACGAGCGCACATCGTGAAGCTTTGTTGACCAACCTTAGCATTGCGTTGATTGAACACGGTAAAATCGAAACTACGTTGATGAAAGCAAAAGAACTTCGTTCATTTGCTGAAAAATTGATTACAACTGCACGTACAGGTGATGCAAACGCTCACCGTTCTGTGTTCGCTGTATTACAAAACAAAGAAGCAACGAAACAACTTATGAATGAAGTTGCTCCTAAATATACTGAGCGTAACGGTGGGTATACTCGTATCGTTAAAACTCGCATTCGTCGTGGTGATGCTACACCAATGGCGTACATTGAACTCGTTTAA
- a CDS encoding DNA-directed RNA polymerase subunit alpha has translation MKKIKTSPLLPKEFVVEQISANEANIIAYPFETGFAVSLAHPLRRFLLSSSVGYAPIGIKIEGAKHEFDSVRGMLEDISDFIINLKGVRFKLKNGLKEKEITYSFAGPCEIHGRDLDNDDVEVVTPNSFLATLNEDATLTFTVKIHQGIGYAPSEDVRDVLSDGYIALDAYFTPVRRATYAIENVLVEDNPNFEKVVINIVTDGQISPVDAFKNALEVMYAQMAVFNSEVSIKTPAATERNDEHPELKRLGARIEDLGLSARSFNCLDRSNIKYIGEIVMMSQNDLKEVKNLGKKSFEEILEKITEYGYTVGQDLADELISAIKKKIEAE, from the coding sequence ATGAAAAAAATTAAGACATCACCGCTTCTTCCGAAAGAGTTTGTCGTCGAGCAAATCAGCGCGAACGAAGCGAATATTATCGCCTATCCGTTTGAAACCGGATTCGCGGTTTCACTCGCTCATCCACTTCGCCGCTTTTTGCTAAGCAGTTCGGTTGGATACGCGCCGATCGGTATTAAAATTGAGGGTGCTAAACATGAGTTCGACTCTGTTCGCGGTATGCTCGAAGACATTTCGGATTTCATCATTAACCTCAAAGGTGTTCGTTTCAAATTGAAAAACGGACTCAAAGAGAAAGAGATCACTTACAGTTTCGCAGGCCCTTGTGAAATTCATGGACGTGATTTGGATAATGACGATGTCGAAGTGGTAACGCCAAATTCATTTTTGGCAACGTTGAATGAAGATGCGACGTTAACTTTCACCGTTAAAATTCATCAGGGTATCGGTTATGCACCGAGTGAAGATGTACGGGATGTATTAAGTGATGGCTACATCGCTCTTGATGCGTATTTTACACCGGTTCGCCGTGCAACTTATGCTATTGAGAACGTATTGGTTGAAGATAACCCGAATTTTGAAAAAGTAGTAATTAACATTGTTACTGACGGACAAATCTCTCCGGTAGATGCGTTTAAAAACGCATTGGAAGTTATGTACGCACAAATGGCGGTATTCAACAGCGAAGTGAGCATTAAAACTCCTGCGGCAACTGAGCGCAATGATGAGCATCCTGAGCTTAAACGTTTGGGTGCTCGTATTGAAGATCTTGGTTTAAGTGCACGCAGCTTCAACTGTTTGGATCGCTCTAACATCAAATACATCGGTGAAATCGTAATGATGAGCCAAAATGATTTGAAAGAAGTGAAAAACCTTGGTAAGAAATCGTTTGAAGAGATTTTAGAAAAAATCACTGAGTACGGTTATACTGTCGGGCAAGACTTGGCTGATGAATTGATCAGCGCAATTAAAAAGAAAATCGAAGCTGAATAA
- the rpsD gene encoding 30S ribosomal protein S4 → MARYRGPVEKIERRFGVSLGLKGERRLAGKSALDKRPYGPGQHGQRRTKISEYGTQLREKQKAKFMYGLSEKQMRSLFGEAKRRTGNTGTNLVMLLEQRLDNVVYRMGFATTRRFARQLVNHGHVLVDGKRVDIPSYRVKPGQKVEIHEKSKKNNQIVRAIELTNQTGLAAWVDIDQDKAFGIFTRLPEREEVVIPVEERLIVELYSK, encoded by the coding sequence ATGGCAAGATATAGAGGACCCGTAGAAAAAATCGAAAGAAGATTCGGTGTAAGTCTTGGTTTAAAAGGTGAGCGTCGTCTTGCAGGTAAAAGTGCCCTTGACAAACGTCCTTACGGACCAGGACAGCACGGTCAACGCCGTACAAAAATTTCTGAATACGGTACACAGCTTCGCGAAAAACAAAAAGCGAAATTCATGTACGGTTTGAGCGAAAAACAAATGCGTTCATTGTTCGGTGAAGCAAAGCGTCGTACAGGTAACACCGGTACAAACTTGGTAATGCTTCTTGAGCAACGTCTTGACAACGTTGTTTACCGTATGGGATTTGCAACGACTCGTCGTTTTGCACGCCAATTGGTAAACCACGGTCACGTATTGGTTGACGGCAAACGTGTTGATATTCCATCTTACCGTGTAAAACCGGGTCAAAAAGTGGAAATTCACGAGAAAAGTAAAAAGAACAACCAAATCGTTCGTGCAATTGAGTTGACCAACCAAACCGGTCTTGCGGCATGGGTTGACATCGATCAAGATAAAGCGTTCGGTATTTTCACACGTCTTCCAGAGCGTGAAGAGGTTGTTATCCCAGTTGAAGAACGTCTAATCGTCGAGCTTTACTCGAAATAA
- the rpsK gene encoding 30S ribosomal protein S11: MAKRKATRKKIVKKNIARGIVHILASFNNTLVTVTDEMGNMIAWSSAGALGFKGSKKSTPFAAQQAVESALEKAMVHGIKEVGIKVQGPGSGRETAVKSVGAIEGLRVSFMKDVTPLPHNGCRAPKRRRV, translated from the coding sequence ATGGCAAAAAGAAAAGCAACCCGTAAAAAAATCGTAAAGAAGAATATTGCTCGAGGTATCGTACATATCTTGGCTTCATTCAACAATACCCTTGTAACGGTAACAGATGAAATGGGTAATATGATCGCATGGAGTTCGGCTGGTGCCCTTGGTTTCAAAGGTTCTAAAAAGTCAACTCCGTTTGCTGCGCAACAAGCAGTAGAGTCTGCGCTCGAAAAAGCAATGGTCCACGGAATTAAAGAAGTGGGAATTAAAGTTCAAGGTCCAGGTTCTGGCCGTGAAACAGCAGTTAAAAGTGTTGGTGCGATCGAAGGTCTCCGTGTTTCTTTCATGAAAGACGTTACTCCACTACCACACAATGGATGTCGTGCGCCTAAGCGCCGACGAGTCTAA
- the rpsM gene encoding 30S ribosomal protein S13 has product MARIAGVDLPKKKRLEYALTYIYGIGLHTSRKILDATGLDYNKRVFELSEDEAATIAKEIRNSGIAVEGDLRKQVAMDIKALMDLGSYRGLRHRKGLPCRGQKTKTNARTRKGKKKTVGSATK; this is encoded by the coding sequence ATGGCACGTATTGCTGGTGTGGACTTACCTAAGAAAAAACGTTTGGAATATGCATTAACTTATATCTATGGTATCGGTTTACATACTTCACGCAAAATTTTGGATGCTACTGGACTCGATTACAACAAGCGTGTATTCGAACTCAGCGAAGATGAAGCGGCAACAATCGCTAAAGAAATCCGAAACAGCGGTATTGCTGTAGAGGGTGACCTTCGTAAACAAGTTGCTATGGATATTAAAGCGTTGATGGATCTTGGTTCTTACCGTGGTCTTCGTCACCGTAAAGGTCTCCCATGCCGTGGTCAAAAAACCAAAACCAATGCTCGTACACGCAAAGGTAAAAAGAAAACCGTCGGCTCAGCCACAAAGTAA
- the rpmJ gene encoding 50S ribosomal protein L36, whose amino-acid sequence MKVRSSVKKMCDDCKIIKRKGVVRVICKTPKHKQRQG is encoded by the coding sequence ATGAAAGTACGTTCTTCAGTGAAGAAAATGTGCGACGATTGTAAAATCATCAAGCGCAAAGGGGTCGTTCGCGTAATCTGCAAAACCCCAAAACATAAACAGAGACAAGGATAA
- a CDS encoding homoserine dehydrogenase — MTRVGVIGVGTVGRAVVQILEENKTIIAARSGDEIIVKSGVVRDLSKVSDLSIALSQNPYDIVDDPEIDIVVELMGGVELPLEIVKKALQNGKAVVTANKALLAYHRYELQDIAGDIPFEFEASVAGGIPIINALRDGLSANHILSIMGIMNGTCNFMLTKMMSEGTPFSEVLAEAQRLGYAEADPTFDIGGFDAAHKLLILASIAYGIDAKPEEILIEGIEGITPADIAFAKEFGYTIKLLGIAKREGDEVELRVHAALVDEGAMIAKIDGVMNGISVVGDRVGETLYYGPGAGGNATASAVVANIIDIVRSGKRSPMLGFNHPLEEGLHLKNQDDIRSKYYLRLRVSDKPGILAQITSLFADHSISIEAVIQRPSESECAHLLFATHEATERSIHALMTQLERLDAVLESPFMIRIV; from the coding sequence GTGACACGTGTCGGTGTTATCGGTGTCGGTACGGTAGGGCGCGCTGTTGTTCAGATACTCGAAGAGAACAAAACCATCATTGCAGCCCGTTCAGGCGATGAGATAATTGTTAAAAGCGGAGTGGTACGTGATCTTTCCAAAGTATCCGATCTGTCAATTGCCCTTTCGCAAAATCCCTATGATATTGTTGATGATCCTGAAATAGACATTGTGGTCGAATTGATGGGAGGGGTAGAACTTCCTCTTGAAATTGTTAAAAAAGCACTTCAGAACGGTAAAGCGGTGGTGACGGCGAATAAAGCCCTTTTGGCCTATCACCGTTATGAACTTCAAGACATCGCCGGAGATATTCCCTTTGAATTTGAAGCAAGCGTTGCCGGCGGTATTCCGATCATTAATGCTCTTCGTGATGGTCTCTCTGCCAATCATATCCTCTCCATCATGGGGATTATGAACGGAACGTGTAATTTTATGCTGACCAAAATGATGAGCGAGGGGACTCCCTTTTCTGAGGTTTTAGCCGAAGCGCAGCGTCTTGGGTATGCCGAAGCCGATCCGACATTTGATATCGGCGGATTTGATGCAGCCCACAAACTGCTCATTTTGGCATCGATTGCGTACGGTATCGATGCCAAACCCGAAGAGATTCTGATTGAGGGGATCGAGGGGATCACCCCTGCGGACATTGCATTCGCTAAAGAGTTCGGTTATACGATTAAGCTCTTGGGGATCGCCAAACGAGAAGGGGATGAAGTAGAACTTCGTGTCCATGCGGCGTTGGTTGATGAAGGTGCAATGATTGCCAAGATTGACGGTGTTATGAACGGGATCAGTGTCGTCGGTGATCGTGTCGGTGAAACCCTTTATTACGGTCCGGGTGCGGGCGGCAATGCGACAGCGAGTGCAGTAGTTGCCAATATCATCGATATCGTCCGCTCCGGCAAGCGTTCGCCGATGCTCGGGTTTAATCATCCGCTCGAAGAAGGGTTACATCTCAAAAATCAAGACGATATCCGTTCCAAATATTATCTTCGTCTCCGTGTATCGGATAAACCGGGAATATTGGCACAAATCACAAGCCTTTTTGCTGATCACTCTATTTCGATCGAAGCGGTTATTCAGCGTCCATCCGAGAGCGAATGTGCTCATTTGTTGTTTGCAACTCACGAAGCAACCGAACGCTCGATACATGCTCTTATGACGCAACTTGAAAGATTAGATGCCGTTTTAGAATCTCCATTTATGATTCGAATTGTGTAG
- a CDS encoding LL-diaminopimelate aminotransferase: protein MFDEIQFDRIKRLPKYVFAEVNELKMARRRAGADVIDFSMGNPDGDTPEHIRKKLVESAEKTKTHGYSVSKGIPKLRQAICDWYKRRYDVDLDPDTETVATMGSKEGYAHLAYAITNPGDVAVVPDPTYPIHSYAFILAGGNVQKMKLPFDEDYKVDEDLFFERLEEAFHVSFPKPKYVVVNFPHNPTTATVTPEFYTRIVEMAKRERFYIISDIAYGDLTFDGYKTPSIMSVPGAKDVAVESFTLSKSYNMAGWRVGFFVGNPKLIGALQKIKSWLDYGMFTPIQVAATIALNGDQTCVQEITDKYDHRQDVLIDAFNRAGWPLRRNQASMFVWAKIPECAIHMGSLEFSKRLLVEANVAVAPGIGFGDYGDEYVRIALIENDKRIRQAAKNIKQFLNTLNGKAHE from the coding sequence ATGTTTGATGAAATCCAATTTGACCGGATTAAACGCCTTCCAAAATACGTATTTGCTGAAGTAAATGAGCTGAAAATGGCTCGCCGTCGTGCCGGTGCCGACGTTATCGATTTCAGTATGGGAAATCCAGACGGTGATACCCCGGAACATATCCGCAAAAAATTGGTTGAGTCGGCAGAAAAAACCAAAACGCATGGTTATTCGGTTTCCAAAGGGATTCCGAAACTTCGCCAAGCAATTTGTGATTGGTACAAACGTCGTTATGACGTTGATCTTGATCCCGATACGGAAACCGTTGCAACAATGGGATCGAAAGAGGGATATGCTCACCTCGCCTATGCAATTACCAATCCGGGAGATGTGGCAGTTGTTCCTGACCCAACCTATCCGATCCATTCGTATGCTTTTATTCTAGCCGGCGGAAACGTTCAAAAGATGAAACTCCCTTTTGATGAAGATTATAAAGTGGACGAAGATCTCTTTTTTGAACGTTTGGAAGAGGCGTTTCATGTATCGTTTCCTAAACCAAAGTATGTCGTCGTGAATTTTCCTCACAACCCGACAACGGCGACCGTAACTCCGGAATTTTATACTCGTATCGTCGAGATGGCAAAGCGCGAACGGTTCTATATTATCAGTGATATCGCGTACGGTGATTTGACGTTCGATGGCTATAAAACACCATCGATTATGTCGGTTCCTGGAGCAAAAGACGTTGCTGTTGAGAGTTTCACTCTCTCCAAAAGTTACAACATGGCGGGATGGCGTGTCGGTTTTTTTGTCGGAAATCCAAAGCTCATCGGTGCGCTTCAAAAAATCAAGAGTTGGTTGGATTACGGTATGTTCACCCCGATTCAAGTAGCGGCAACTATTGCGCTTAATGGTGATCAAACGTGTGTTCAAGAGATTACTGACAAGTATGACCATCGTCAAGATGTATTGATTGATGCATTCAACCGTGCAGGATGGCCTTTGCGCCGTAATCAAGCATCGATGTTTGTGTGGGCTAAAATTCCTGAATGTGCCATTCATATGGGAAGCCTTGAATTTTCAAAACGTTTATTGGTCGAAGCGAACGTAGCCGTTGCACCGGGAATCGGCTTTGGGGATTACGGCGATGAGTATGTCCGTATCGCATTGATTGAAAATGACAAACGAATCCGTCAAGCCGCTAAAAATATCAAGCAGTTCTTGAACACATTGAATGGTAAGGCTCACGAGTGA